One part of the Paraburkholderia flagellata genome encodes these proteins:
- a CDS encoding MerR family transcriptional regulator, with protein MPKDSPALLTVRDAAERLNVTPRTLKYYEERGLVSPSRSEGRYRLYDEHDLEQFSRILRLRALGFSLHGITEMLKRPLEQAGECRRRYSQESLQQIADALAQQIDTLDTRIAAVRRELKEAQTVRAELADDLDYLQRRLAGEPSDQLIEQRLAATRRRKAAASGKGGKAAEPSGKARDDNESA; from the coding sequence ATGCCCAAGGATTCCCCCGCGCTGCTCACGGTGCGCGACGCCGCCGAGCGGCTCAACGTCACGCCGCGCACGCTCAAATATTACGAGGAGCGCGGGCTCGTCAGCCCTTCGCGCAGCGAAGGCCGCTACCGGCTCTACGACGAGCACGACCTCGAGCAGTTCTCGCGCATCCTGCGATTGCGCGCGCTCGGTTTCTCGCTGCACGGCATCACCGAAATGCTCAAGCGGCCGCTCGAACAGGCCGGCGAATGCCGCCGGCGCTATTCGCAGGAGTCGCTCCAGCAGATCGCCGACGCGCTTGCGCAGCAGATCGATACGCTGGACACGCGCATTGCGGCAGTGCGCCGCGAGTTAAAGGAAGCGCAGACGGTGCGCGCGGAACTCGCCGACGACCTCGACTACCTGCAGCGGCGCCTGGCGGGCGAGCCGTCCGATCAACTGATCGAGCAACGCCTCGCCGCCACGCGGCGCCGCAAAGCGGCCGCGAGCGGCAAGGGCGGCAAAGCGGCAGAGCCTTCGGGCAAGGCACGCGACGACAACGAATCGGCATGA
- a CDS encoding MFS transporter, protein MSTAQPREPIFSAARLRGDFFPWVLALATGLDYYDNAIFSFFTSYIAGGINASPDELVWSSSAYAVCAVLGILQQQWWVERMGYRRYVGSCLLLYSAGAIAAALCESSIELAFARGFQGYFIGPMMGTCRILIQISFTPQQRPVATRAFLILIVLSSALAPLVGGQLVAHFDWRALFAFSAPAGVLYAVLALLALPDTGHLLPEERGEAHFWPYIIFAFAQGALQIAMQQVRFELFSASPEIILLTLVGITALAWFGWHQWHHPKPLMRLHALREKPFQVGLLLYMAYYYLSTALSYLVSRLLEGGFNYPVENAGRLTGVTSLISAGALFFYFRYAKLITHKKWIIVPGFVLSALISFWMTRLTPQASEAWLIPPLLLRGLLLLFIVLPVANLTFRIFAIEEFTHGYRLKNIVRQLTISFATATVIIVEQHRLALHQARLAEFVNPFNPAFQNAYAALTHSFELMGRSASEAHGLALVQVSRMVAQQASFLSSLDGFYFLIGVAVCGAIFAAWQKQID, encoded by the coding sequence ATGAGCACGGCCCAGCCCCGCGAGCCGATCTTCAGCGCGGCGCGCCTGCGCGGCGACTTTTTCCCGTGGGTGCTCGCCCTCGCGACCGGTCTCGACTACTACGACAACGCGATCTTCTCGTTCTTCACGAGCTATATTGCGGGCGGCATCAACGCTTCGCCGGACGAGCTCGTCTGGTCGTCGAGCGCCTATGCCGTGTGCGCCGTTCTAGGCATCCTGCAGCAGCAATGGTGGGTGGAACGCATGGGCTACCGGCGCTACGTGGGCAGTTGCCTGCTGCTCTATTCCGCCGGCGCGATCGCAGCGGCACTGTGCGAATCGTCGATCGAACTCGCCTTCGCGCGCGGATTTCAGGGCTATTTCATCGGCCCGATGATGGGCACCTGCCGCATCCTCATCCAGATCAGCTTCACGCCGCAGCAACGCCCGGTCGCGACGCGCGCATTCCTCATTCTCATCGTGCTCTCCAGCGCGCTCGCGCCGCTCGTGGGCGGCCAATTGGTCGCGCATTTCGACTGGCGCGCCCTGTTCGCCTTTTCCGCGCCCGCGGGCGTGCTCTATGCCGTGCTAGCCCTGCTCGCGCTGCCCGATACGGGTCACCTGCTGCCCGAGGAACGCGGCGAAGCGCACTTTTGGCCATACATCATCTTCGCGTTTGCGCAGGGCGCGCTGCAAATCGCCATGCAGCAGGTGCGCTTCGAACTTTTCAGCGCGTCGCCGGAAATCATCCTGCTCACACTCGTCGGCATCACCGCGCTCGCCTGGTTCGGCTGGCACCAGTGGCATCATCCGAAGCCGCTCATGCGCCTGCACGCGCTGCGAGAGAAACCGTTCCAGGTGGGCCTGCTGCTCTACATGGCCTATTACTACCTGAGCACTGCGCTCAGCTACCTCGTCTCTCGGCTGCTCGAAGGCGGATTCAACTACCCCGTCGAAAACGCCGGCCGCCTTACCGGCGTCACGTCGCTCATCTCGGCCGGCGCGCTCTTTTTCTATTTCCGGTACGCGAAGCTCATCACGCACAAGAAGTGGATCATCGTGCCCGGCTTCGTGCTCTCGGCGCTCATCTCGTTCTGGATGACGCGGCTCACGCCGCAAGCGAGCGAGGCCTGGCTCATCCCGCCGCTGCTGCTGCGCGGGCTCCTGCTGCTCTTCATCGTGCTGCCCGTCGCGAATCTCACGTTCCGAATCTTCGCGATCGAAGAATTCACGCACGGTTACCGCTTGAAAAACATCGTCCGGCAGTTGACGATATCGTTCGCAACCGCCACGGTTATCATCGTCGAGCAGCACCGGCTCGCGCTGCACCAGGCGCGGCTCGCCGAATTCGTGAATCCGTTCAACCCGGCGTTTCAGAACGCCTATGCCGCGCTAACGCATTCGTTCGAGCTCATGGGACGGTCCGCGAGCGAAGCGCACGGACTCGCGCTCGTGCAGGTGAGCCGCATGGTCGCGCAGCAGGCGAGCTTTCTGAGTTCGCTCGACGGGTTTTACTTCCTGATCGGCGTGGCGGTGTGCGGCGCAATCTTTGCCGCGTGGCAAAAGCAGATCGACTGA
- a CDS encoding M90 family metallopeptidase: MLSKLSHWFGARRREKALRTYAIDDALWQATLAGLPFLKHLDAADLVRLRELTSLFIAQKEFSTAHDLELTDPMTVAIAAQASLPVLNLSLDLYKGWVGVVVYPGEFVIRKTVEDEDGVVHEVEHDASGEAWEGGPVILSWEDAQMTDGSDAYNVVIHEFAHKIDMLNGEADGHPPLFRRWHAPLDAQAWADVFDNAYDQFCDKVDAVPERRWARFERDSLIDPYAADHPSEFFAVCSEALFVKPKAFEAEYPELYRLLARYYRQDPARVSALAAPLA; encoded by the coding sequence ATGCTTTCGAAACTCTCTCACTGGTTCGGCGCGCGCCGCCGCGAAAAAGCGCTGCGCACCTACGCGATCGACGACGCGCTTTGGCAGGCGACGCTCGCCGGCCTGCCTTTCCTCAAGCACCTCGACGCCGCCGACCTCGTACGCCTGCGCGAGCTGACGAGCCTCTTCATCGCGCAAAAAGAGTTTTCGACAGCGCACGATCTCGAACTGACCGACCCGATGACCGTGGCGATCGCCGCGCAAGCGTCGCTGCCTGTGCTCAATCTCTCGCTCGACCTCTACAAGGGCTGGGTGGGCGTCGTCGTCTATCCGGGCGAATTCGTGATCCGCAAAACGGTGGAGGACGAGGATGGGGTAGTCCACGAGGTCGAGCACGACGCGAGCGGCGAAGCCTGGGAAGGCGGCCCCGTGATCCTCTCGTGGGAAGACGCGCAGATGACCGATGGCAGCGACGCGTACAACGTCGTGATCCACGAGTTCGCACACAAGATCGACATGCTCAACGGAGAGGCCGACGGTCATCCGCCCCTCTTTCGGCGCTGGCATGCACCGCTTGACGCGCAGGCGTGGGCCGACGTGTTCGACAACGCCTATGATCAGTTCTGCGACAAGGTGGATGCCGTGCCGGAGCGCCGCTGGGCGCGCTTCGAGCGCGACTCGCTGATCGATCCCTATGCTGCCGACCATCCGTCGGAGTTCTTTGCGGTGTGCAGCGAGGCCCTTTTCGTCAAGCCGAAGGCATTCGAGGCGGAATATCCCGAGCTTTACCGGCTCCTGGCGCGCTATTACCGGCAGGACCCGGCACGCGTGAGCGCACTGGCCGCCCCGCTTGCCTGA
- a CDS encoding type B 50S ribosomal protein L31, with product MKEGIHPDYREVLFIDVSNDFKFVTRSTIQTRETAEFNGKTYPLAKIEVSSESHPFYTGTQKIMDTAGRVEKFNKKFGARASGKAGK from the coding sequence ATGAAAGAAGGCATTCACCCGGATTACCGCGAAGTCCTGTTCATCGACGTTTCGAACGACTTCAAGTTCGTGACCCGCTCGACCATCCAGACGCGCGAAACCGCCGAGTTCAACGGCAAGACCTACCCGCTCGCCAAGATCGAAGTGTCGTCGGAATCGCATCCGTTCTACACGGGCACGCAAAAGATCATGGACACGGCAGGCCGTGTCGAGAAGTTCAACAAGAAGTTCGGCGCACGCGCCTCGGGCAAGGCCGGCAAGTAA
- a CDS encoding ArnT family glycosyltransferase, producing the protein MKPAIRLTASATSALPRWLLLTICIVFAAFGLFGRDPWKNEDAAGFGVMWTMAGGTSHDWLLPNLVGKYVTENGPLGYWLGAACIRLFAPWVDASNASRIATGVLFCLACAFVWYSAYLLGRRPEVQPFKYAFGGEPEPRDYGRTLGDGALLVLLGCFGLAERGHETTPQLMQFVGIAMVVYGIVRAIDKPVQGALWWGLALGIVMLSSGPVLVGALLIGTLAMLAIAPETRSRWLLVAGLPVALVVSASWPLLALHLYPDDAVWFLNQWAHTNVNAFAGPPGYVLRYAAKNLPLFTWPAWPLAIWAFVSWAGLRRKPHIAIPLSVIVPLLILVIVQSHESNRLFMLVLPALSVLATFALPTLKRGAINAIDWFAVLSFTILSTFVWLVWLAGMTGFPAPLARNLARLAPGFVPQFKILSFVCAVAVTVCWMALVQWRVARHPKVLWRSVVLSSGGTTLMWVLLMTLWLPVVNYSRTYKDVAEQIAAHLPADYQCISPVRLGDAQIATFAYFGNMHFAFNEDCDVILRQDTQDYGEPSSMPDYVWKLVWEGRRAADRDERFRLYVRIDRPTPPLKKHVWRKRPD; encoded by the coding sequence ATGAAGCCAGCCATTCGACTGACCGCCTCCGCCACCAGCGCCCTGCCGCGCTGGCTGCTGCTGACCATCTGTATCGTCTTCGCGGCGTTCGGCCTCTTTGGCCGCGACCCGTGGAAGAACGAGGACGCGGCGGGCTTCGGCGTGATGTGGACGATGGCGGGCGGCACCTCACACGACTGGCTGCTGCCCAACCTCGTCGGCAAGTACGTGACCGAGAACGGTCCGCTCGGCTACTGGCTGGGTGCCGCCTGCATTCGCCTGTTCGCACCATGGGTCGACGCCAGCAACGCCTCGCGCATCGCCACGGGCGTGCTGTTCTGTCTCGCGTGCGCGTTCGTCTGGTACAGCGCGTATCTGCTCGGCCGGCGCCCCGAAGTGCAGCCGTTCAAGTACGCATTCGGCGGCGAGCCCGAGCCGCGTGACTATGGCCGCACGCTCGGTGACGGCGCCCTGCTCGTTCTGCTGGGGTGCTTCGGTCTCGCCGAGCGCGGTCACGAAACCACGCCGCAACTCATGCAGTTCGTGGGCATCGCGATGGTCGTGTACGGCATCGTGCGCGCCATCGACAAGCCGGTTCAGGGCGCTCTCTGGTGGGGCCTCGCGCTCGGCATCGTGATGCTGTCGAGCGGCCCGGTGCTCGTGGGCGCGCTCCTCATCGGCACGCTTGCCATGCTCGCCATCGCCCCCGAAACGCGCTCGCGCTGGCTGCTCGTGGCCGGGCTGCCTGTCGCGCTCGTGGTCTCCGCCTCATGGCCGCTGCTGGCGCTGCACCTCTACCCCGACGACGCCGTCTGGTTCCTTAACCAGTGGGCGCACACCAACGTCAACGCCTTCGCGGGCCCGCCGGGCTACGTGCTGCGCTACGCCGCGAAGAACCTGCCGCTCTTCACGTGGCCCGCCTGGCCGCTCGCGATCTGGGCCTTCGTTAGCTGGGCCGGACTGCGCCGCAAGCCGCACATCGCGATTCCGCTGTCGGTGATCGTGCCGCTCCTCATCCTCGTGATCGTGCAGAGCCACGAATCGAACCGGCTCTTCATGCTCGTGCTGCCCGCGCTTTCGGTGCTCGCGACCTTCGCGCTGCCCACGCTCAAGCGCGGCGCGATCAACGCGATCGACTGGTTCGCGGTGCTGAGCTTCACGATTCTCAGCACCTTCGTGTGGCTCGTGTGGCTCGCGGGCATGACCGGCTTCCCCGCGCCGCTCGCGCGTAATCTCGCGCGCCTCGCGCCCGGCTTCGTGCCGCAGTTCAAGATCCTCTCGTTCGTGTGCGCGGTGGCCGTCACCGTCTGCTGGATGGCGCTCGTGCAGTGGCGCGTGGCGCGCCATCCGAAGGTGCTGTGGCGCAGCGTCGTGCTATCGAGCGGCGGCACCACGCTCATGTGGGTGCTGCTCATGACGCTCTGGCTGCCAGTCGTCAACTACAGCCGGACCTACAAGGACGTCGCCGAACAGATCGCCGCGCACCTGCCCGCCGACTATCAGTGCATCTCGCCGGTGCGCCTCGGCGACGCGCAGATCGCCACCTTCGCTTACTTCGGCAACATGCACTTCGCGTTCAACGAGGACTGCGATGTGATCCTGCGCCAGGACACGCAGGACTACGGCGAGCCGAGTTCGATGCCGGACTACGTCTGGAAGCTCGTGTGGGAAGGCCGCCGCGCAGCCGACCGCGACGAGCGCTTCCGCCTGTATGTGCGCATCGACCGTCCGACGCCGCCGCTCAAGAAGCATGTCTGGCGCAAGCGTCCGGACTGA
- a CDS encoding MATE family efflux transporter, with product MTTTFVGDVRRIAALAWPVLVGQLAIIAFGVIDTAMVGRYSALDLAALGLGSSIYVSVYIALTGILSALQPVAAQLYGARKDTEIGLEVRQAFWLAVVLMVIGFAILYFPGPLLDLARAPEALRERTVGYLRLLSFGLPAALAFRIYSSLANAVGRPRLVMFLQVGALVLKVPLNTWLIFGGLGVPALGGPGCALASTSINWALALCAAFALTRVDVFAPFEIFKHFCWPEWKRQAELLKLGIPMGLSYLIEVTSYTFMAIFIARMGTTTLAGHQIAGNIGAVLYMTPLSIGVATSTLVAQALGGNRPAEARTLARHGVATAVAIACCYGAIVFVLRPLIIGGYTPDPAVAIAAMPLVAIVTCYHVFDALQITTAFALRAYKVAVVPTIIYAIALWGVGLGGGYALGFDVTGTMPAWATGARGFWLANMASLLIAGAGLLFYLSRVSTRFLREGA from the coding sequence GTGACGACGACCTTCGTCGGCGACGTCCGGCGCATCGCCGCGCTGGCGTGGCCGGTGCTGGTCGGCCAGCTCGCGATCATCGCGTTCGGCGTGATCGACACCGCGATGGTCGGGCGATACTCGGCGCTCGACCTCGCAGCGCTCGGCCTGGGGTCGTCGATCTACGTCTCGGTCTACATCGCCCTCACGGGCATTCTCAGCGCGCTGCAGCCCGTTGCGGCGCAGCTCTATGGCGCGCGCAAGGACACGGAGATCGGCCTCGAGGTGCGCCAGGCGTTCTGGCTCGCAGTCGTGCTGATGGTGATCGGCTTCGCGATCCTCTACTTTCCCGGCCCTCTGCTCGACCTCGCGCGCGCGCCCGAGGCGCTGCGCGAGCGCACGGTCGGCTATCTGCGGCTGCTTTCGTTCGGACTGCCCGCCGCGCTGGCCTTTCGCATCTACAGCTCACTCGCCAATGCCGTGGGGCGTCCGCGCCTCGTCATGTTCCTGCAAGTCGGCGCGCTCGTGCTGAAGGTGCCGCTCAACACGTGGCTCATCTTCGGCGGCCTGGGCGTGCCGGCGCTCGGTGGCCCCGGCTGTGCGCTCGCGAGCACGTCGATCAACTGGGCGCTCGCGCTGTGCGCGGCCTTCGCACTCACGCGCGTCGACGTATTCGCGCCGTTCGAAATCTTCAAGCACTTCTGCTGGCCCGAGTGGAAGCGCCAGGCCGAACTGCTCAAGCTCGGCATTCCGATGGGGCTTTCGTATCTCATCGAAGTGACGTCGTACACGTTCATGGCGATCTTCATCGCGCGCATGGGCACGACCACGCTCGCCGGACATCAGATCGCCGGCAACATCGGCGCGGTGCTCTATATGACGCCGCTTTCGATCGGCGTGGCGACCTCGACGCTCGTCGCCCAGGCGCTGGGCGGCAATCGCCCCGCCGAGGCGCGTACGCTCGCGCGGCACGGCGTGGCGACAGCTGTGGCGATTGCCTGCTGCTACGGCGCGATCGTGTTCGTGCTGCGCCCGCTCATCATCGGCGGCTACACGCCGGACCCCGCCGTGGCGATCGCGGCGATGCCGCTCGTTGCCATCGTCACCTGCTATCACGTGTTCGACGCGCTGCAAATCACCACGGCCTTCGCGTTGCGTGCCTACAAGGTTGCGGTCGTGCCGACCATCATCTATGCGATCGCGCTCTGGGGCGTGGGGCTTGGCGGCGGCTACGCGCTGGGCTTTGACGTGACCGGCACGATGCCCGCCTGGGCGACGGGCGCGCGCGGGTTTTGGCTCGCCAACATGGCTAGCCTGTTGATCGCCGGCGCTGGACTCCTGTTTTATCTCTCGCGGGTGAGCACGCGATTTTTACGTGAGGGCGCATAG
- the lipA gene encoding lipoyl synthase encodes MEAATSRTSPVSSTALGQEGLRSREKLARIPVKIVPTGRDAVLPKPPWLRARPLMSETVAGVAAVLREHRLHSVCEEAMCPNIGECFAQRTATFMIMGGLCTRRCPFCDVAHGRPEPLDEEEPVHLAAAVAALGLRHVVITSVDRDDLRDGGAAHFARCIAQVRERVPGIGVEVLTPDFRGRIARALEALSLAWPDVFNHNIETVPSLYRAARPGADYRGSLDLLASAKAANGALVTKSGLMVGLGETDDELLATMRDLREHRVEVLTIGQYLAPSKFHLPVKRYMHPEEFSGLRSAGLAMGFSEVVAGPLVRSSYHAAQTVEAARQAEAG; translated from the coding sequence ATGGAGGCCGCCACGTCCCGGACGTCCCCTGTATCGAGCACGGCGCTTGGTCAGGAGGGGCTACGCAGTCGCGAGAAGCTTGCGCGGATTCCGGTGAAGATCGTGCCCACCGGCCGCGACGCGGTCTTGCCGAAGCCGCCCTGGCTGCGCGCACGGCCGCTCATGAGCGAGACCGTGGCGGGCGTGGCGGCCGTGTTGCGCGAACACCGGCTTCATTCGGTGTGCGAAGAAGCGATGTGCCCGAACATCGGCGAATGCTTTGCGCAGCGCACCGCGACGTTCATGATCATGGGCGGGCTTTGCACGCGGCGCTGCCCGTTCTGCGACGTCGCACACGGGCGGCCCGAGCCGCTCGACGAGGAAGAACCCGTGCACCTGGCGGCGGCGGTCGCGGCGCTGGGATTGCGTCATGTCGTCATCACGTCGGTCGATCGTGACGACTTGCGCGACGGCGGTGCAGCGCACTTCGCGCGCTGTATCGCCCAGGTGCGCGAGCGTGTTCCGGGGATCGGCGTCGAGGTGCTGACGCCCGATTTTCGTGGTCGGATCGCGCGCGCTCTAGAGGCGCTTTCGCTCGCGTGGCCTGACGTGTTCAATCACAACATCGAGACCGTGCCCTCGCTTTATCGCGCGGCGCGGCCGGGTGCGGACTATCGCGGCTCGCTCGATCTGCTGGCGAGCGCCAAAGCGGCGAACGGTGCGCTAGTCACGAAGTCGGGGCTGATGGTGGGGCTGGGCGAAACTGACGATGAGTTGCTCGCGACCATGCGCGATTTACGCGAGCATCGCGTTGAGGTGCTGACGATCGGGCAGTATCTCGCGCCGTCGAAGTTTCATTTGCCGGTGAAGCGTTACATGCATCCCGAAGAATTTTCCGGGTTGCGCTCGGCGGGCCTGGCGATGGGATTTAGCGAGGTCGTGGCCGGGCCGCTGGTCCGTTCCTCGTACCATGCGGCGCAAACAGTGGAGGCGGCGCGGCAGGCAGAGGCGGGGTGA
- a CDS encoding acetoin dehydrogenase dihydrolipoyllysine-residue acetyltransferase subunit → MPIHMITMPKWGLSMEQGQVNGWLKSPGDKVTKGDELLDVESDKIASGVECAFEGVLRRQIAQEGDTLPVGALLGVVADAEAVDADIDAAVAEFQRDFVPAKEGDADAGPQPEKSQIGGRTVRYLKQGEGEGVPVVLIHGFGGDLNNWLFNHTDLATERTVWALDLPGHGESGKALESGSLDELAQSVIAFLDAQKIDRAHLVGHSLGGAVAMAVADQAPGRVASLSLISSAGLGSEIDGAYIEGFVAAANRNALKPHVTKLFADPALVTRQLVEDLVKYKRLEGVQAALGKIAGQAFEGGVQRRVFRERVASLAPRALVIWGEADQIIPARHAQGLPSQVRVEVIAGKGHMVQMEAAQEVNRLLKAFFDEGA, encoded by the coding sequence ATGCCGATTCACATGATCACGATGCCCAAATGGGGGCTGTCGATGGAGCAGGGCCAGGTGAACGGCTGGCTCAAATCGCCCGGCGACAAGGTCACCAAGGGCGATGAATTGCTCGACGTGGAGTCCGACAAGATCGCGTCGGGCGTGGAGTGCGCGTTCGAGGGCGTGTTGCGGCGGCAGATCGCGCAGGAGGGCGACACGCTGCCCGTGGGCGCGCTGCTGGGCGTGGTAGCCGATGCCGAAGCGGTTGACGCGGATATAGACGCCGCAGTGGCCGAATTCCAGCGCGACTTCGTCCCCGCAAAAGAGGGCGACGCCGACGCGGGGCCGCAGCCGGAAAAGTCGCAAATCGGCGGCAGGACCGTGCGCTACCTGAAGCAGGGCGAAGGCGAGGGCGTGCCTGTCGTGCTGATCCACGGCTTCGGCGGCGATCTCAACAACTGGCTCTTCAATCACACGGATCTTGCGACGGAGCGCACCGTATGGGCGCTCGATCTGCCGGGGCACGGCGAGTCGGGTAAGGCGCTCGAGAGCGGCAGCCTCGACGAGCTTGCGCAGAGCGTGATCGCATTCCTCGACGCGCAGAAGATCGACCGGGCGCATCTCGTCGGCCACTCGCTGGGCGGTGCGGTCGCGATGGCGGTGGCTGACCAGGCACCCGGGCGCGTGGCCTCACTGTCGCTGATTTCGAGTGCGGGCCTCGGTAGCGAGATCGATGGCGCGTATATCGAGGGCTTCGTCGCGGCGGCGAACCGCAATGCGCTCAAACCGCATGTGACGAAGCTGTTCGCCGATCCCGCGTTGGTCACACGTCAGCTCGTCGAAGACCTCGTGAAGTACAAGCGGCTCGAAGGCGTGCAGGCCGCGCTCGGCAAGATCGCAGGGCAGGCGTTCGAGGGCGGCGTGCAGCGGCGCGTGTTTCGCGAGCGTGTCGCTTCGCTCGCGCCGCGCGCGCTCGTGATCTGGGGCGAGGCCGACCAGATCATTCCGGCGCGCCATGCGCAGGGGTTGCCGTCGCAGGTGCGCGTGGAGGTGATCGCGGGTAAGGGGCACATGGTGCAGATGGAGGCCGCGCAGGAGGTGAATCGCCTGCTGAAGGCCTTTTTCGACGAAGGAGCTTGA